The genomic stretch ATGTACACAATCTTGAGATTGCGCAACTTGCAGCATGAGATCGTCCAGTACAACTATCGTGTGGTTTACACCCTCTGTATACTGTTCTATATCTTCCTTTGAGGGCAATCCTTGATGAAGAATAAGTCTCGGTATGCTTGACATCATTTCGTCAAACATGGGCTGATGTTCAGAATAAGCATAGATAATTTTATCTACAGGAGTAGAAAACATATCATCTGCATTTTGCAAGAGTCGTTTAGTAAAATGTGTCTTTCCGCTTTGCGTACTACCGCATACTAAAATTGTTGTAGGTGCTGAAAATGGTAGCAATGATTTCGTTTTCCACCATTCGCTTTGTGATTCCATGTTTCTCTTTCCTGTACCAAATCTCTAATGACTTCACTTGTAAAACTGTACAAGTATTTATAAGAAGTCATCAATGCAATAAATCATGTTTATTGATTCAAAAATTCATGTACAAAACTACGTACAAAGTCATCATTCAGTTGAATGTTATTGGAAAATAAAGCATAAATGCTCGACAAAGACATTTTAAGACAAAATCTAGATATTAAAGATACAAGTACATAAAGCCCACACAAATCCGAATAGGAAGGTTGAAGTTGTTTACATCTAAAGTTGCAATGTGTACTATTCTTATAAATAAAGTTCTCGATCTCGTGGTAATTTCCAAGTGGTTTCCCTAGACTGTCAAAAAAGTCGGCCTCTGAGGAACTGTGTATGGTTACAGCGACCCAGTGTTCTCCTGGAAATGGCAAAGGCTGTGTATTGATGATGAAGGCAGAAGGGTAACAAGTCACAACTTCCGGTAAGGTATTACTGGCATATACTCCTTTTACAAATCTTTTTAAGATTGGTTCCCTATGCACAAAATCAAGGAGCTGTTTTGAGTTCATGGTTGAATGTAATTGATGTCCCGGGTCTTGTCCACTTCTAGTAAAGAGGAAAAGGTGGCAAATACCAAAACGTTGGCAGcttttgttgttgcttctttgaactTAAGTTCGAGTCTGGTGTTTCCTCTTCTTATCAGATTTAAATATTCTTCACCGAACCCGCAGGGGTCTATAGAAAAGACAAATAGCGAGTATCCACTTCCAAAGTTGTCTCGAGTAATTACTAAACCGGCGTCCTGATTCCATTTTCCAGAAGCCTCAAACAGCCGGGCATATGCTGTCGAATAATGCCCTGCCGTAAAATCGGTTTTTAAGGGTCTTCCTGGGACGCTTTCTCCGTTCACGTATATCCCTACATCTGTTAAACCAAAATGCTCGAAATTAAACGGATTTGTTGTGTAATCTCCATTTACAGCTTTCTGATCTACCAAACCTACAACAATACGGTCGGGTACTGCCTGAGGGAAAATGTTATCCCAGTAAAATTCGGTAGACCCTTTAGGAATGgtgttcatttttaattcatttcttgAGATGGTGTATTTCACAGGGGTAGACTCTATCTGTTGACTATGGTTCAACAGAACACCAGGATCTACTCGCACTTTGGCAACTTTGTACACAACATCCAGTAATTCTAGTTTGTAAGCCGGAGAGTCCTGTGCTGATATTATTACGAAAGGTGCACTAGATCTGAACAGCTTGATGTAGATATCTACGCCATTGATCAGGTATTTGTCGATATCAAAAATATCCTCCATTAGGTTACCCTCCAGTTCAAATACTTGACTTTCTTGTGTATAGCCATAGCGCAAAACTAGCCCAGCATTGCCTCCATTGTAGGCGTTCGCGTCACCCATAGATCCCTCGTCCTTAAAAAACAGCTCGGACTGTTTCTGGGATGATAATTCCTCTTTTCCACCAAACAAGACTGTTTTCAGATAGGCTTTCCAAGGGTAATTATTCGTATTAAAGGAAACCAACTTATTGTTTAGGTAGACATCCATCTGAGAAAACATACTTTGCAAAGGTAAATTAATGATTCCAGTCTTTTCACTAGTCGCCAGCGCTGTTCCGTCAGCCTTCAATATTCTGGCTTTCACATATAATCGACttttctttaaatctatgtATTCGGCTCCGGATCCAGATACCACTATTTCTATAGGGGTATCTGACACTCCAATACTGGAAATCGGTCTAGCTTCTGTAAAATACACCTTTTCGACTGCTACTTGATTAGTTGGAGAAGCAAAGAGCGAAAGTTCCATTGGTTGGGCTATGTCTTTATTATCACTGCTTAAGAAAGCCATTTTTATTGCTTAAAAACGTTCTTGTAACTATCGATTTTGAAGGTCTTTTTTTGCCTTTTTGATGCCTTTTTAACCCACGGTGTCTGTCGTTTTTCAGATTTTCCGTttgctgttttctttttcttcaaagttaatttcttctttttattaagACCGGTTTTCTTGgaattcttcttcttcttcctctTTTGCGATGTTGACGTTTTCAAGATTTTTGAGGGAATGACGGAGGAGTGCTGCGACGGTCTTTTTATACTCTTGCTGTTGACTTTGACAAAGGGAACACCTTCTTTAACGTCTTTTAAATGTTCTGTTATAGCCCTCTGTTCCACGGCAGCCACTGGTGTCACTTGCGGAATAGGATTATCAAATTCTAACTGTGAATGAGGTCTAATGGGAATAATgtaagagtttttttttctcatccCCCTTCCAATCTGTTTCGGTTTATATTTGTAGGGACTAAACTTTTTCTCAGCCATGTTTTTGTAAAAAGCTTCCCAGATTTTAGGGTCACTGATGTACGTCTTACTATTCATCATAAAACGAAAGGAAACTTTTTAAAGTGAAGTGTAGCGCTCACCGGTCCGTCTAAGAATGAAACTGGATTGCCTGCTCTgtctattatatatatacaaatctGCTGTAGTTGACCAATCTTTACGGGAATATAATACGGTAACGTGTAAGTAATGTTGTTTTCCTGTTTCTCCCCAAGAAAAACTCGCCGTAAGAGGGGCAAGTCTTTGCCACCAACAATGGTTTCCTCACAGATGTCACAGCAAATATATACCTCTGGAGTTTTCTTGACTAGATCCCAGCTTTCTGTAGCAAATTCTGTCAAAGCAACTGACCAATATCCATCTAactgtatttgtttatttaaatgaacTCGAAAACAATTCGGTTGATTGTCAAAATATTCGGAGCTGTCTGTGGACTTCAACACCATCCAAAGGCTCATCTTGACTGATAACGAAATCTAAAAGGCAACTGCTTTTATTAGGTATTCTCCAGGGAACTTTCCGGAATCCATGAATTGAATTTACTGGGCCATCCATCCCATTTAACATACACTTCCTTTGTATTACCACGCTTTCTCT from Crassostrea angulata isolate pt1a10 unplaced genomic scaffold, ASM2561291v2 HiC_scaffold_118, whole genome shotgun sequence encodes the following:
- the LOC128169341 gene encoding uncharacterized protein F54H12.2-like, coding for MAFLSSDNKDIAQPMELSLFASPTNQVAVEKVYFTEARPISSIGVSDTPIEIVVSGSGAEYIDLKKSRLYVKARILKADGTALATSEKTGIINLPLQSMFSQMDVYLNNKLVSFNTNNYPWKAYLKTVLFGGKEELSSQKQSELFFKDEGSMGDANAYNGGNAGLVLRYGYTQESQVFELEGNLMEDIFDIDKYLINGVDIYIKLFRSSAPFVIISAQDSPAYKLELLDVVYKVAKVRVDPGVLLNHSQQIESTPVKYTISRNELKMNTIPKGSTEFYWDNIFPQAVPDRIVVGLVDQKAVNGDYTTNPFNFEHFGLTDVGIYVNGESVPGRPLKTDFTAGHYSTAYARLFEASGKWNQDAGLVITRDNFGSGYSLFVFSIDPCGFGEEYLNLIRRGNTRLELKFKEATTKAANVLVFATFSSLLEVDKTRDINYIQP